A stretch of the Campylobacter sp. 19-13652 genome encodes the following:
- the lgt gene encoding prolipoprotein diacylglyceryl transferase has translation MGAWQEIYTHFNPVAFNIFGFKVHWYGIMYVLALLTALMAAKYFVKKDKIPISNTQLDSYFFWVEIGVILGARLGYILIYSTHASYYLTHPWQIFNPFVNGEFVGISGMSYHGAVLGFLIATLAYAKKSGVSVWILLDLCAVSIPLGYTFGRIGNFLNQELIGRQTEVSWAINVDGVLRHPSQLYEAFFEGFVIFVVLFFLRKRKKFNGELISLYAIFYTIARFFCEYFRQPDPQLGFIIFGLSMGQILSIAMLVFGICVYFRNSFLLKKL, from the coding sequence ATGGGTGCTTGGCAAGAAATTTATACGCATTTTAATCCAGTAGCTTTTAACATATTTGGCTTTAAGGTGCACTGGTATGGCATAATGTATGTTTTAGCACTTCTTACAGCACTCATGGCGGCAAAATACTTTGTCAAAAAGGATAAAATTCCCATAAGCAATACACAGCTAGATAGCTACTTTTTTTGGGTTGAGATAGGCGTAATACTAGGTGCTAGGCTTGGCTATATCCTTATATATAGCACCCACGCAAGCTACTACCTCACGCACCCTTGGCAGATTTTTAACCCCTTTGTAAATGGCGAATTTGTTGGAATTAGCGGCATGAGCTACCATGGTGCGGTGCTTGGATTTTTAATAGCCACATTAGCATACGCCAAAAAAAGTGGCGTAAGTGTTTGGATTTTGCTTGATTTATGTGCTGTTTCTATCCCGCTTGGCTATACATTTGGCAGGATAGGAAATTTCTTAAATCAAGAGCTAATTGGACGCCAAACAGAAGTATCTTGGGCTATAAACGTAGATGGGGTGCTTAGACATCCTAGTCAGCTTTACGAGGCATTTTTTGAAGGTTTTGTAATATTTGTTGTGCTATTTTTTCTTAGAAAAAGGAAAAAATTTAACGGCGAACTCATAAGCCTTTATGCCATTTTTTACACTATTGCACGATTTTTCTGCGAGTACTTTAGGCAGCCAGACCCACAGCTTGGATTTATAATATTTGGGCTTAGCATGGGACAAATTTTAAGTATCGCTATGCTTGTTTTTGGAATTTGTGTGTATTTTAGAAACAGCTTTTTATTAAAAAAACTTTAA
- a CDS encoding fumarate reductase flavoprotein subunit encodes MNVKYYDALVIGGGLAGLRSAIATAERGLSTVVLSMCPVKRSHSAAAQGGMQASLGNSKMSQGDNEDVHFADTVKGSDWGCDQDVARMFAQTAPKAIRELAAWGVPWTRIEKGERTAIINAQKTTIVEDEDAHGLIHSRDFGGTKKWRTCYTSDATGHTMLFGVANEALKHNVEIHDRTEAIALIHENNRCYGAIVRDLVTGELTAYVARGTLIATGGYGRLYKHTTNAVICEGIGAAIALETGVAKLGNMEAVQFHPTPIVPSGILLTEGCRGDGGILRDVDGYRFMPDYEPEKKELASRDVVSRRIMEHIRNGKGVKSPYGEHVWLDISILGREHIEKNLRDVQEICQIFNGIDPADTEIDENGKGKGWAPILPMQHYSMGGVKTNAKGESPTLKGLFSAGEAACWDMHGFNRLGGNSVAETVVAGMIVGGYFADFCEQNKVDIKSEVVQSFLDKENAYLDSLLEKEGKYNVFEIKNRMKDIMWEHVAIFRTGEGLEKAVAELEELYKESNNLKLENKEHYGNPELEEAYRVPKMLKLALCVAYGALLRTESRGAHYREDYTKRDDANWLKRTLTSWREGDTMPIVEYEPLDIMKMEIPPAFRGYGAKGNIIEHPDSAVRQAQVDEIRAKMEAEGKSRYEIQDALMPYELQPEYKAPNERLGVGDE; translated from the coding sequence ATGAATGTTAAATATTATGACGCATTAGTTATTGGTGGGGGTTTGGCAGGTCTACGCTCAGCCATTGCCACAGCTGAGCGTGGGCTTAGCACCGTAGTTTTGAGTATGTGTCCTGTCAAGCGAAGCCACTCGGCAGCGGCTCAGGGCGGCATGCAAGCAAGCCTTGGAAATTCAAAAATGAGCCAGGGCGATAATGAGGACGTGCATTTTGCCGACACCGTAAAGGGTAGCGACTGGGGCTGTGATCAGGACGTGGCTAGAATGTTTGCCCAGACTGCTCCAAAAGCCATTCGTGAGCTAGCCGCTTGGGGCGTGCCTTGGACTAGGATAGAAAAGGGCGAGCGAACCGCTATCATAAACGCTCAAAAAACAACCATAGTCGAAGACGAAGACGCTCACGGACTTATCCACTCACGAGACTTTGGTGGCACGAAAAAATGGCGCACCTGCTACACTTCTGACGCCACAGGACACACTATGCTTTTTGGCGTGGCAAACGAAGCACTTAAGCATAATGTCGAGATCCATGACCGCACCGAAGCCATCGCACTAATCCACGAAAACAACCGCTGCTACGGCGCTATCGTGCGTGATTTAGTAACTGGCGAGCTAACCGCCTACGTCGCACGCGGCACGCTAATCGCCACAGGCGGATACGGCAGGCTGTATAAGCACACCACAAACGCTGTCATCTGCGAGGGCATAGGAGCTGCTATCGCACTTGAGACTGGCGTAGCAAAGCTAGGAAATATGGAGGCCGTGCAGTTTCACCCAACGCCAATCGTGCCAAGCGGCATACTCCTAACTGAAGGCTGCCGTGGGGACGGCGGAATTTTAAGAGACGTCGACGGATACCGCTTTATGCCTGATTATGAGCCTGAGAAAAAAGAGCTTGCTAGCCGAGACGTCGTAAGCCGCCGTATAATGGAGCATATTAGAAACGGCAAGGGCGTAAAAAGCCCATACGGCGAGCACGTTTGGCTAGACATATCTATTTTGGGTCGCGAACACATCGAGAAAAACCTACGAGACGTGCAAGAAATTTGTCAAATTTTTAACGGCATAGATCCAGCTGACACCGAAATAGACGAAAATGGCAAGGGCAAGGGCTGGGCACCGATACTACCTATGCAGCACTACTCTATGGGAGGGGTCAAAACCAACGCCAAAGGCGAAAGCCCAACGCTAAAAGGGCTTTTCTCAGCTGGTGAGGCTGCGTGCTGGGATATGCACGGCTTTAACCGCCTAGGTGGCAACTCTGTGGCTGAAACCGTCGTGGCTGGTATGATAGTGGGCGGCTATTTTGCGGACTTTTGCGAGCAAAACAAAGTCGATATAAAAAGCGAAGTCGTCCAGAGCTTTTTAGATAAAGAAAACGCCTACCTAGATAGCCTGCTAGAAAAAGAGGGCAAGTATAATGTCTTTGAAATCAAAAACAGAATGAAAGACATAATGTGGGAGCACGTGGCGATTTTCCGCACTGGCGAAGGGCTAGAAAAAGCGGTCGCTGAGCTTGAAGAGCTATACAAAGAGAGCAACAACCTAAAGCTAGAAAACAAAGAACACTACGGCAACCCAGAGCTAGAAGAGGCTTATCGTGTGCCAAAAATGCTAAAACTAGCCCTTTGCGTGGCTTATGGTGCCTTATTGCGAACCGAAAGCCGTGGCGCTCACTACCGAGAGGACTATACCAAGCGAGATGACGCAAACTGGCTAAAACGCACGCTTACAAGCTGGCGTGAAGGCGACACTATGCCGATAGTCGAGTACGAGCCACTAGATATAATGAAAATGGAAATACCGCCTGCATTTAGGGGATATGGCGCAAAGGGCAATATAATCGAACACCCAGATAGTGCCGTCCGCCAAGCACAAGTCGATGAGATACGTGCTAAAATGGAAGCTGAAGGTAAGAGCCGCTACGAGATACAAGATGCGCTTATGCCTTATGAACTTCAGCCAGAATACAAAGCCCCAAATGAAAGACTAGGAGTAGGCGATGAGTAG
- the ybeY gene encoding rRNA maturation RNase YbeY: MIICEQSYDEILDKICAHLTDKDVELVFVNSKQIREINLSHRGIDKPTDVLSFPLFDAGQALSGSIVINEDAVGQMASELGHSAQDERALLFTHGLLHILGFDHEIDNGEMREKESEVVRIFGLPKSLIVRNDG, from the coding sequence GTGATAATTTGCGAACAAAGCTATGATGAGATTTTGGATAAAATTTGCGCCCACCTCACAGATAAAGATGTGGAGCTTGTCTTTGTAAATAGCAAGCAAATAAGAGAGATAAATTTATCCCACCGTGGTATAGACAAACCAACAGACGTGCTTAGCTTTCCGCTATTTGATGCAGGACAAGCGCTAAGTGGGAGCATAGTGATAAACGAGGATGCGGTAGGTCAAATGGCGTCTGAGCTAGGGCATAGCGCGCAAGATGAGAGGGCATTATTATTTACTCATGGGCTTTTGCATATTTTAGGCTTTGATCACGAAATAGATAACGGAGAGATGAGAGAAAAAGAGAGTGAGGTGGTGCGCATCTTTGGCTTGCCTAAAAGCCTAATAGTACGAAACGATGGCTAA
- a CDS encoding DUF5131 family protein, with protein MQKAKDLPYKFANFSPSIGCVPISLGCAHCYARTIALRLKKRGNAEYKDGFSYKELWHRLEQPLLVKRPTIFFMSAMSDLFFESASEGFLDALFDVIRRTPHHQYQLLTKRPERMQQYFSTHKAPLNLWLGVTVEVATSKWRMEILRQIECAMRWICCEPLLSSLGDLNLNGIDWVVAGAESGYGARACEPEWMLEIKRQCDAQGVAFYFRGWGDSGADKKPKARLLEPIDEFRFYPFFKDATSLF; from the coding sequence ATGCAAAAAGCAAAAGACCTGCCTTATAAATTTGCAAACTTTAGCCCCAGTATCGGCTGCGTACCTATAAGCCTAGGTTGCGCTCACTGCTACGCTCGCACCATTGCGTTACGCCTAAAAAAGCGTGGAAATGCTGAGTATAAGGACGGCTTTAGTTATAAAGAGCTTTGGCACAGGCTAGAGCAGCCCCTGCTTGTAAAAAGACCGACTATATTTTTTATGAGTGCTATGAGTGATCTGTTTTTTGAGAGTGCGAGCGAGGGGTTTTTGGATGCTTTATTTGACGTTATTAGGCGTACTCCACACCATCAGTATCAGCTTTTAACTAAGCGTCCAGAGCGCATGCAGCAATATTTTAGCACACATAAAGCACCTTTAAATTTATGGCTAGGCGTTACGGTGGAGGTGGCGACTAGCAAGTGGCGGATGGAGATTTTAAGGCAGATAGAGTGTGCTATGCGCTGGATATGTTGTGAACCTCTGCTATCTTCGCTAGGAGATTTAAATTTAAACGGCATAGACTGGGTCGTGGCTGGGGCTGAGAGCGGATACGGAGCTAGGGCGTGCGAGCCTGAGTGGATGCTTGAGATAAAAAGGCAGTGCGATGCGCAAGGCGTGGCGTTTTATTTTAGAGGTTGGGGCGATAGTGGCGCTGATAAAAAGCCAAAAGCAAGGCTACTTGAGCCTATTGATGAGTTTAGATTTTATCCATTTTTTAAGGACGCGACTAGCCTATTTTAG
- a CDS encoding YigZ family protein — protein MQNLKLINKAQPPAKIEIKHSIFYAFLIPASELKQTLLNLRQEHTKAVHFVWASREINKYSQIVENQSDDGEPKGSSGAPSLNALRGASLINSAVVIVRYFGGIKLGVGGLVRAYSSAVNLAIDEAKTAGAIAEYTQKSECIFYTPFSLLARFEHYFLAKGEPLPEREFIEQGAVWQASFSEGEFGEFFTFAKGFSFSGLKWLGLPIYAKIYDF, from the coding sequence ATGCAAAATCTAAAGCTCATTAATAAAGCCCAGCCTCCTGCTAAAATCGAAATAAAGCACTCCATTTTTTACGCATTTTTAATCCCTGCAAGCGAGCTAAAGCAAACTCTTTTAAATTTAAGACAAGAACACACAAAAGCGGTGCATTTTGTCTGGGCTAGCAGAGAAATAAACAAATACTCCCAAATAGTGGAAAATCAAAGCGACGACGGCGAGCCAAAAGGTAGCAGTGGCGCCCCGAGTCTAAACGCACTACGAGGGGCTAGCCTAATAAACTCAGCCGTTGTAATTGTGCGGTATTTTGGCGGGATAAAGCTTGGCGTTGGCGGGCTTGTAAGGGCTTACTCATCGGCGGTAAATTTAGCCATAGATGAGGCAAAAACCGCAGGCGCAATAGCCGAATATACACAAAAAAGTGAGTGCATTTTCTACACGCCTTTTAGCCTTTTGGCTAGGTTTGAGCACTATTTTTTGGCTAAGGGCGAGCCACTGCCAGAGCGTGAGTTTATAGAGCAAGGAGCAGTCTGGCAGGCTAGCTTTAGCGAGGGCGAGTTTGGAGAGTTTTTTACCTTTGCAAAGGGCTTTAGCTTTAGTGGGTTAAAGTGGCTAGGGCTGCCTATTTATGCAAAAATTTATGATTTTTAG
- the galU gene encoding UTP--glucose-1-phosphate uridylyltransferase GalU, producing the protein MLKTCLFPAAGYGTRFLPATKSLPKEMLPILTKPLIHYGVDEALEAGMDSMAFVTGRGKRALEDYFDISYELEHQIAGSSKEPLLAEIRQLMNKCSFSFTRQNEMKGLGHAIYTGRGLVNDEAFGVVLADDLCINEDGEGVLSQMTKIYEKYRCSIVAVMEVPREQTASYGVISGRAIDDSLIMVDDMVEKPNPDEAPSNLAIIGRYILTPDIFSILERTAPGKNGEVQITDALKTQALEGMVLALKFKGRRFDCGSLHGFVEATNYFYEREYGKDNS; encoded by the coding sequence ATGCTTAAGACCTGCCTTTTCCCAGCTGCTGGCTATGGGACGAGATTTTTACCAGCGACAAAATCCCTGCCAAAAGAGATGCTACCTATACTTACTAAGCCGCTTATTCATTATGGCGTCGATGAGGCGCTTGAGGCCGGCATGGATAGTATGGCGTTTGTTACTGGGCGCGGAAAGAGGGCTTTGGAGGATTATTTTGACATTAGCTACGAGCTGGAGCATCAAATAGCTGGTAGCTCAAAAGAGCCGCTTTTGGCTGAAATTAGGCAGCTTATGAATAAATGCAGCTTTAGCTTTACTAGACAAAACGAGATGAAAGGGCTAGGGCATGCCATATATACGGGTAGGGGGCTAGTAAATGATGAAGCCTTTGGTGTGGTTTTGGCTGATGATTTGTGTATTAATGAGGATGGCGAGGGTGTTCTTTCTCAGATGACTAAAATTTATGAAAAATATAGATGTAGCATAGTCGCTGTCATGGAGGTACCTCGTGAGCAGACCGCAAGCTATGGTGTCATATCAGGCAGAGCGATAGATGATAGTCTTATTATGGTTGATGATATGGTAGAAAAGCCAAACCCAGACGAAGCTCCAAGCAATCTAGCCATAATAGGACGCTATATCCTAACGCCTGATATTTTCTCTATCTTAGAGCGTACTGCACCTGGTAAAAACGGCGAAGTCCAAATCACAGACGCACTAAAAACTCAAGCCTTAGAGGGCATGGTGCTGGCTTTAAAATTTAAAGGTAGGCGGTTTGATTGTGGCTCATTGCACGGATTTGTAGAGGCGACTAATTACTTTTATGAGCGCGAATATGGTAAAGACAACTCTTAA
- a CDS encoding diguanylate cyclase produces the protein MSWISFPTIAFVLCAFSFGISVYFKRSRAGYITLFLVIAQLAYVDINSASVYDAILALLLAPVITLFAMLPERFIFSRQGLARALVLAFILLIIYLLGRYSNFSNFAASEIFLPWNKGPVSQLGAIICIACLGTLWYKLNYGERFYSQFLWLSLLIAYVPFLSPILMPYAIFFLSGAAMVICMALLVEAYRMAYVDTLTQIPSRRALDEYAGSLSLPFSVCMCDIDHFKKFNDEYGHHVGDQVLRFIAAEIKLTDGGARAFRYGGEEFCIVFAGRLKKECVPFLEVVRQRIEDKKFVVNRRRKNEQTRHDVKITISMGLSDSSNGGDFAHVVKAADKLLYKAKDAGRNCLIYN, from the coding sequence TTGTCTTGGATCTCATTTCCCACCATCGCTTTTGTTTTGTGTGCCTTTAGCTTTGGCATTAGTGTCTATTTTAAAAGAAGTCGAGCTGGCTATATCACGCTATTTTTAGTCATAGCCCAGCTAGCCTACGTCGATATAAACAGCGCAAGCGTCTATGATGCTATTTTGGCACTACTTCTTGCGCCAGTGATTACTCTTTTTGCCATGCTACCAGAGAGATTTATATTTAGCCGTCAGGGGCTGGCTAGGGCTTTGGTGCTGGCTTTTATTTTGCTTATTATTTATCTGCTTGGTAGGTATTCAAATTTTTCAAACTTCGCAGCAAGTGAGATATTTTTACCATGGAATAAGGGTCCTGTATCGCAACTTGGGGCGATTATTTGCATAGCTTGCCTTGGGACGCTTTGGTATAAGCTAAACTATGGTGAGCGATTTTATTCGCAGTTTTTATGGCTTAGCCTGCTAATTGCGTACGTGCCGTTTTTAAGCCCTATTTTAATGCCGTACGCTATATTTTTCTTAAGCGGAGCAGCTATGGTTATTTGCATGGCTTTGCTTGTTGAGGCTTATAGAATGGCGTATGTAGACACCCTCACTCAAATCCCTAGCCGCCGAGCGCTTGATGAGTATGCAGGCTCGCTTAGTCTGCCATTTAGCGTTTGCATGTGCGATATCGATCATTTTAAGAAATTTAATGACGAGTACGGTCATCACGTGGGCGATCAGGTACTTAGATTTATAGCGGCTGAGATTAAGCTAACTGACGGCGGAGCGCGGGCTTTTAGATACGGCGGAGAGGAGTTTTGCATAGTTTTTGCAGGGCGGCTTAAAAAGGAGTGCGTGCCGTTTTTAGAGGTGGTTAGGCAGAGGATTGAGGATAAGAAATTTGTCGTAAATCGTCGCCGTAAAAACGAGCAAACTCGCCACGATGTAAAAATCACCATAAGCATGGGCTTAAGCGATAGCAGCAATGGGGGCGATTTTGCACACGTGGTAAAAGCGGCCGATAAGCTACTTTATAAAGCAAAAGACGCTGGGCGAAACTGCCTGATTTACAACTAG
- a CDS encoding fumarate reductase iron-sulfur subunit, protein MSRKITIRAFKFNPLSKISKPHFATYEIEETDGMTLFIALNVIRENFDPGLSFDFVCRAGICGSCAMLVNGKPKLACRTLTKDYAEGVIELMPLPVFKLLKDLSVDTGNWMNDMSKRVESWIHTSKQTDISRLEERVEPAQAEETFELDRCIECGICVAACGTAVMRKDFIGAVGLNRVARFKIDPLDERTDADFYELVGDDDGVFGCMSLLGCEDYCPKHLPLQSKIAYMRRKLAEVGNK, encoded by the coding sequence ATGAGTAGAAAAATAACCATTCGTGCGTTTAAATTTAATCCACTAAGCAAAATTTCAAAGCCGCATTTTGCGACTTACGAGATAGAAGAGACCGACGGAATGACGCTGTTTATAGCGCTAAACGTCATAAGAGAGAACTTTGACCCAGGGCTTAGCTTTGACTTTGTCTGCCGAGCGGGAATTTGCGGCAGCTGTGCTATGCTGGTAAATGGCAAGCCAAAGCTAGCCTGCCGCACGCTGACAAAGGACTATGCTGAAGGCGTTATCGAGCTTATGCCACTGCCTGTGTTTAAGCTGCTAAAAGACCTAAGCGTCGATACTGGCAACTGGATGAATGATATGAGCAAGCGTGTAGAAAGCTGGATACACACTAGCAAGCAAACCGACATTAGCCGCCTAGAAGAGCGTGTCGAGCCAGCACAGGCTGAGGAGACATTTGAGCTAGACCGCTGTATAGAGTGCGGTATCTGCGTGGCTGCGTGCGGCACTGCTGTGATGAGAAAGGACTTTATCGGAGCTGTGGGGCTAAACCGCGTGGCTAGATTTAAAATCGACCCACTAGATGAGCGAACGGACGCTGATTTTTATGAACTAGTGGGCGATGATGATGGCGTGTTTGGTTGTATGAGCTTGCTTGGGTGCGAGGATTACTGCCCTAAGCACCTGCCACTTCAGAGCAAAATCGCATATATGCGTCGCAAACTAGCCGAAGTGGGTAATAAATAA
- a CDS encoding GTP-binding protein, translated as MIKSINASFITSAPRIELAPSFGLSEVAFLGRSNVGKSSLINALVNQKGLAKSSSTPGKTQLINFFKATFEIDDFKEFCEKYGINLTQDAGQNSQRVELVLVDLPGFGYAKVSKSMHAQWQKSLDEFLRLRSDIRLFIQLRDSRHFDLDIDENVSEYLSSFLRPDQSVLRVYTKSDKLNQKELSALKKFDPNALCVSTLKNKGISILKERLIAGAFGV; from the coding sequence ATGATAAAATCAATAAACGCGAGCTTTATTACCTCCGCGCCTCGTATAGAGCTTGCGCCTAGTTTTGGGCTTAGCGAGGTGGCTTTTTTAGGGCGTTCAAATGTCGGCAAAAGTAGCCTCATAAACGCTTTAGTAAATCAAAAAGGGCTAGCAAAAAGCTCCTCAACTCCTGGCAAAACTCAGCTTATAAATTTTTTCAAAGCCACTTTTGAGATAGATGATTTTAAAGAATTTTGCGAAAAATACGGGATAAATTTAACCCAAGATGCAGGGCAAAATAGTCAAAGAGTTGAGCTTGTGCTTGTCGATTTGCCAGGCTTTGGTTATGCAAAAGTCAGCAAAAGTATGCACGCACAGTGGCAAAAAAGCCTTGATGAGTTTTTGCGACTTAGAAGCGATATTAGGCTTTTTATTCAGCTTAGGGATAGCAGGCACTTTGACCTAGATATAGATGAAAATGTAAGCGAATATCTATCTAGCTTTTTAAGGCCAGACCAGAGCGTTTTGCGAGTATACACTAAAAGCGACAAGCTAAATCAAAAAGAGCTATCAGCGCTTAAAAAATTTGACCCAAATGCGCTTTGTGTTTCAACTCTTAAAAATAAAGGCATATCAATCCTAAAAGAGCGCCTAATAGCAGGGGCTTTTGGCGTATGA
- the mrdA gene encoding penicillin-binding protein 2 gives MRLKIVFSIIVLFWIVLLTRIYHLSVKSNTYYEGIAEQNAAKTQLTAPVRGEIYDIKNRPVAINNLGFAISIKPHLSSKEDRLDGEIEFIVSLFPDLNAQKIKREYKKADSPYNQDFIKVVEFIDYDRFMPHYTSISLHELLRIDPASKRQYPYSSIASHIIGYVGRANQKDIEQDEMTRLSGYVGRTGIEAYYNSVLQGQKGTRVVRVNALNEEIEQLSITPPRSEDIRLSIDMQLQKYIAEVFGKEAGSVVVLSLKDGSILAAGSFPEYDLNQFVSGISKAQWEEMINDVDHPFTNKLVNGLYPPGSVVKMGVGLSFLDSGKLTRHDTFNCTGSYELGDRKFRCWNSHGHGIMNLNSAIRESCDDYFYKGSQKVGIDIIAQTLERIGFGVRSGVDLPNEFVGTVPSREWKQRRYNKPWFVGETLITSIGQGSFLVTPMQVAKYTAQLATGKVVVPHFIDSIDGKKLKYELEDGIYTEFEKSQLPYIRHAMYEVVNHEKGTARHYFHDLPFKVAAKTGTAQVVGISQSEKIRMKEEDMKYLQRSHAWLTTYAPYDDPQYVITMIIEHGGHGGSAAGPKISAIYKKLIELGYIKF, from the coding sequence ATGCGATTAAAGATAGTATTTAGCATTATTGTGCTTTTTTGGATTGTACTTTTAACTAGAATTTATCATCTAAGCGTAAAATCAAATACTTACTACGAAGGCATAGCTGAGCAAAATGCGGCTAAAACGCAGCTTACTGCACCAGTTAGGGGTGAAATTTATGACATCAAAAATCGCCCAGTTGCGATAAATAATCTAGGTTTTGCCATATCAATTAAGCCTCATTTAAGCTCAAAAGAGGATAGGCTTGATGGTGAGATAGAATTTATTGTCTCGCTTTTTCCTGATTTAAACGCCCAAAAGATAAAGCGTGAATACAAAAAGGCAGACTCTCCTTATAACCAAGACTTTATAAAAGTGGTGGAATTTATAGATTATGACCGCTTTATGCCACATTATACGAGTATTAGTCTGCACGAGCTTTTGCGAATAGACCCAGCTAGCAAAAGGCAGTACCCATACTCTTCTATAGCTAGCCACATAATAGGCTACGTCGGACGTGCAAATCAAAAAGACATAGAACAAGACGAGATGACACGCCTTAGTGGATATGTGGGTAGGACTGGTATTGAGGCGTATTATAACTCCGTCCTTCAGGGACAAAAAGGCACTAGAGTAGTGCGCGTAAATGCTCTAAATGAGGAGATAGAACAGCTTAGTATAACTCCACCAAGAAGCGAGGATATAAGGCTAAGCATAGACATGCAGCTGCAAAAATACATAGCCGAAGTCTTTGGTAAAGAGGCTGGTAGTGTAGTTGTGCTAAGCCTAAAAGATGGCTCCATACTAGCAGCAGGTAGCTTTCCTGAGTATGACTTAAATCAGTTTGTAAGCGGCATCTCAAAAGCGCAGTGGGAGGAGATGATAAATGATGTTGATCATCCCTTTACCAACAAACTAGTAAATGGGCTTTATCCTCCAGGATCTGTTGTGAAAATGGGTGTTGGGCTTTCATTTTTAGACAGTGGTAAGCTGACTCGCCACGATACCTTTAATTGTACTGGTAGCTACGAATTAGGCGACAGGAAGTTTCGCTGCTGGAACTCTCATGGGCATGGGATAATGAATCTAAACTCAGCAATCAGAGAAAGCTGTGATGATTATTTTTACAAAGGTAGCCAAAAAGTAGGCATAGACATCATCGCACAAACTCTCGAGCGTATCGGCTTTGGCGTGCGTAGTGGAGTTGATTTGCCAAACGAGTTTGTAGGTACAGTCCCAAGCCGTGAGTGGAAGCAGCGTAGATATAATAAGCCGTGGTTTGTAGGGGAGACACTGATTACTTCTATAGGGCAGGGAAGCTTTTTGGTTACCCCTATGCAGGTGGCAAAGTATACCGCTCAGCTTGCCACTGGCAAGGTGGTGGTGCCACATTTTATTGATAGCATAGATGGTAAAAAGCTAAAATATGAGCTAGAGGATGGTATTTATACAGAATTTGAAAAATCTCAGCTACCATACATAAGACACGCTATGTATGAGGTGGTAAATCACGAAAAGGGCACCGCTAGGCACTATTTTCACGATCTGCCTTTTAAAGTCGCGGCAAAGACAGGTACTGCGCAGGTTGTAGGCATTAGTCAGAGCGAAAAAATAAGAATGAAAGAGGAGGATATGAAGTACCTCCAGCGTTCACATGCGTGGCTTACGACCTACGCTCCATACGATGATCCTCAATATGTCATCACTATGATAATAGAGCATGGTGGGCACGGCGGAAGTGCCGCAGGTCCTAAAATCTCAGCAATTTATAAAAAGCTAATTGAGTTAGGTTATATTAAATTCTAA
- the queC gene encoding 7-cyano-7-deazaguanine synthase QueC, protein MKKRAVCVLSGGMDSTLCATLALKEGYEIIALHFDYSQRTQNRERQAFNDVCDALGISERVVLDVSFIATIGGSALTDSAIDVPKDGLGEAVPITYVPYRNGIFLSIAAALAEKSCASAIFLGAVEEDSSGYPDCRVEFIKAAQNAINSGIATDIKIEIKTPIIGLSKAEIVAKSIEVGSPVHLSWSCYDSEDEACGECDSCRLRLRGFELAKEVDKIAYKKR, encoded by the coding sequence ATGAAAAAAAGGGCGGTATGTGTGCTAAGCGGAGGAATGGACTCCACGCTATGCGCCACTTTGGCTTTAAAGGAGGGCTATGAGATTATAGCGCTTCATTTTGACTATTCTCAGCGTACGCAAAACCGTGAAAGACAGGCGTTTAATGATGTCTGCGATGCTTTAGGCATTAGCGAGCGAGTGGTGCTTGATGTGAGCTTTATCGCCACTATTGGCGGCAGCGCACTTACAGATAGTGCGATAGATGTACCAAAAGATGGACTAGGCGAAGCTGTGCCCATAACTTACGTGCCGTATCGCAATGGGATATTTTTAAGTATAGCTGCGGCTTTGGCTGAGAAATCATGCGCAAGTGCCATCTTTTTAGGGGCTGTTGAGGAGGATAGTAGTGGCTATCCAGACTGCCGTGTAGAGTTTATTAAAGCTGCCCAAAATGCGATAAATAGTGGCATCGCAACGGATATAAAAATCGAGATAAAAACGCCTATTATAGGGCTTAGCAAGGCAGAGATAGTCGCTAAATCCATAGAGGTTGGCTCGCCAGTACACTTAAGCTGGAGCTGCTATGATAGCGAGGACGAGGCATGCGGTGAGTGCGATAGTTGCAGACTTCGGCTACGTGGATTTGAGCTTGCCAAAGAAGTGGATAAAATAGCGTATAAAAAGCGTTAA